A section of the Ornithinimicrobium sufpigmenti genome encodes:
- a CDS encoding LVIVD repeat-containing protein, which yields MAARARSVRRLRGPLALVSAALLGLSLAPGAAQAAADPNLPDTEDPRFQLSQNEQLGHNMELLSNMPKTAPLTATNSDMAFTGDYAIQGNYSGFNIIDLSDPANPTIRTTVVCPGGQFDANVYGDLLFTSVEQANGRLDCGTEGAGPADQPNPERMRGVRIWDISDLDNPVQVAAIQTCRGSHTNRMVEDPNDPDHVYIYNNGTAGQRHQAEAVHTPEGLVDGRCGRGLDDPNPSTHMIEIIKVPVADPAAAEVVKEWRLFADEESGAVDGLQNGPTREGHPCSTTPRPDGSGLDSCAPAGTGYSPNPNTNTCHDITVYPEVGLAAGACQGNGILIDITDPAAPTRLDYVADENFSYWHSANFSNDGETVMFTDEWGGGGGARCAPHHRMEWGANAFFTIDRSGGTPKLNFESYYKLPAAQAANETCVAHQANILPVPGRDVMVQAWYSGGASLFDFTDPSDVKEIGYFDRGAGGSGYWSSYWYNGNVYANEISRGFDSLTVLPSEHLSAHEIAAAKTVQLDEHNAMSMRMYQWEPSIVVARAHLDQLVRNGDIADNKADNITQSLDRAENPRNAKGYYRAQLQAALNQTDAGNPAHAALRQAIQDLM from the coding sequence ATGGCAGCAAGAGCACGTTCCGTCCGTCGACTTCGAGGCCCTCTGGCGTTGGTCAGCGCCGCGCTGCTCGGCCTCAGCCTGGCCCCCGGCGCCGCCCAGGCGGCCGCCGACCCCAACCTCCCGGACACCGAGGACCCCCGGTTCCAGCTGTCGCAGAACGAGCAGCTCGGCCACAACATGGAACTGCTGTCGAACATGCCCAAGACCGCCCCGCTGACGGCCACCAACTCGGACATGGCCTTCACCGGTGACTACGCCATCCAAGGCAACTACTCCGGGTTCAACATCATCGACCTCTCCGACCCGGCCAACCCGACCATCCGGACCACGGTCGTGTGCCCGGGCGGGCAGTTCGACGCCAACGTCTACGGCGACCTGTTGTTCACCTCCGTCGAGCAGGCCAACGGCCGGCTCGACTGCGGCACCGAAGGCGCCGGGCCAGCCGACCAGCCCAACCCGGAGCGGATGCGCGGCGTGCGCATCTGGGACATCTCGGACCTGGACAACCCGGTCCAGGTGGCGGCGATCCAGACCTGCCGCGGCTCGCACACCAACCGCATGGTCGAGGACCCCAACGACCCCGACCACGTGTACATCTACAACAACGGCACCGCCGGCCAGCGCCACCAGGCCGAGGCGGTGCACACGCCCGAGGGCCTCGTCGACGGCCGCTGCGGACGCGGCCTGGACGACCCCAACCCCTCGACCCACATGATCGAGATCATCAAGGTCCCGGTCGCCGACCCGGCGGCGGCCGAGGTCGTCAAGGAGTGGCGCCTGTTCGCCGACGAGGAGTCCGGCGCGGTCGACGGCCTGCAGAACGGGCCGACCCGCGAGGGGCACCCCTGCAGCACGACCCCTCGTCCGGACGGCTCGGGGCTCGACAGCTGCGCCCCTGCCGGCACGGGCTACAGCCCGAACCCCAACACCAACACCTGCCACGACATCACGGTCTACCCCGAGGTCGGTCTCGCGGCCGGCGCCTGCCAGGGCAACGGCATCCTCATCGACATCACCGACCCGGCCGCCCCGACGCGCCTCGACTACGTCGCGGACGAGAACTTCTCGTACTGGCACTCGGCCAACTTCAGCAACGACGGCGAGACCGTGATGTTCACCGACGAGTGGGGTGGTGGCGGCGGCGCCCGGTGCGCACCCCACCACCGCATGGAGTGGGGCGCCAACGCCTTCTTCACCATCGACCGCAGCGGTGGCACCCCGAAGCTGAACTTCGAGAGCTACTACAAGCTCCCCGCGGCACAGGCTGCCAACGAGACCTGCGTCGCGCACCAGGCGAACATCCTGCCTGTGCCTGGTCGGGACGTGATGGTGCAGGCCTGGTACTCAGGCGGTGCGTCGCTGTTCGACTTCACCGACCCCTCGGACGTCAAGGAGATCGGCTACTTCGACCGCGGCGCCGGCGGCTCCGGCTACTGGTCCTCGTACTGGTACAACGGCAACGTCTACGCCAACGAGATCTCCCGGGGCTTCGACAGCCTGACCGTGCTCCCGTCGGAGCACCTGAGCGCTCACGAGATCGCCGCGGCGAAGACCGTGCAGCTGGACGAGCACAACGCGATGTCGATGCGCATGTACCAGTGGGAGCCGAGCATCGTCGTGGCCCGGGCTCACCTGGACCAGCTGGTGCGCAACGGTGACATCGCCGACAACAAGGCCGACAACATCACCCAGTCCCTGGACCGGGCGGAGAACCCGCGGAACGCCAAGGGCTACTACCGGGCCCAGCTGCAGGCCGCGCTGAACCAGACGGACGCCGGCAACCCCGCGCACGCGGCCCTGCGCCAGGCCATCCAGGACCTGATGTGA
- the mltG gene encoding endolytic transglycosylase MltG — protein MSQPPRDDWDDVDEHDRSGGRRHDDGLLGLGAGEEDVHDATLADEMLAPDEEAAYAPRRRRKRNPVLRGVALLVALGLVVVAGVYSFNAVSGLLPQISLGGETTAEDYEGSGTGEVMVEIPQGASGGEIGEILVQSDVVASASAFTAALAADARSSSIQPGTYRMAEQMSSQAALSRLLDGGFREVNGVTIREGLWVAETFEILAEQTGHEVAEYEAIDPADLDLPGAADGELEGFLFPSTYEFPADAGPQEQLQTMIDQGKAVHAQLGLEGEELREVITKASIVQGEGMFAEDLPKIARVMENRLEGNSETNGYLQMDSTVHFIYQERGLAGTTEEQRANDSPYNTYYHPGLPPGPINSPGEASIQAAMNPEPGDWVYFVTVDPSSGETKFATTYEEHLANVEEFQQWCRENQDDSGQC, from the coding sequence ATGAGCCAGCCACCCCGTGATGACTGGGACGACGTGGACGAGCACGACCGTAGCGGCGGCCGCCGCCACGACGACGGTCTGCTCGGCCTGGGGGCCGGTGAGGAGGACGTGCACGACGCGACGCTGGCCGACGAGATGCTCGCGCCGGACGAGGAAGCGGCCTACGCCCCGCGTCGACGCCGGAAGCGCAACCCCGTCCTGCGGGGCGTGGCACTGCTCGTCGCGCTGGGTCTGGTGGTCGTCGCGGGCGTCTACTCCTTCAACGCGGTCTCCGGGCTGCTGCCGCAGATCTCCCTCGGCGGTGAGACCACCGCCGAGGACTACGAGGGATCGGGCACCGGCGAGGTGATGGTGGAGATCCCGCAGGGAGCCTCGGGCGGTGAGATCGGCGAGATCCTGGTGCAGAGCGACGTCGTCGCCTCGGCCTCGGCGTTCACCGCGGCCCTGGCCGCCGACGCCCGTAGCAGCTCGATCCAGCCGGGCACCTACCGGATGGCCGAGCAGATGAGCTCCCAGGCCGCGCTGTCCCGCCTCCTCGACGGCGGCTTTCGCGAGGTCAACGGCGTCACGATCCGCGAAGGGCTCTGGGTGGCCGAGACGTTCGAGATCCTCGCCGAGCAGACCGGGCACGAGGTCGCCGAGTACGAGGCGATCGACCCCGCCGACCTGGACCTGCCCGGGGCGGCCGACGGGGAGCTGGAGGGCTTCCTGTTCCCCAGCACCTACGAGTTCCCGGCCGATGCCGGGCCGCAGGAGCAGCTGCAGACCATGATCGACCAGGGCAAGGCGGTCCACGCCCAGCTCGGGCTGGAGGGCGAGGAGCTGCGCGAGGTCATCACCAAGGCCAGCATCGTCCAGGGCGAGGGCATGTTCGCCGAGGACCTGCCCAAGATCGCCCGGGTGATGGAGAACCGCCTCGAGGGCAACTCCGAGACCAACGGCTACCTGCAGATGGACTCCACGGTCCACTTCATCTACCAGGAGCGGGGCCTGGCGGGCACCACCGAGGAACAGCGCGCCAACGACAGCCCCTACAACACCTACTACCACCCGGGTCTGCCGCCGGGCCCGATCAACAGCCCCGGCGAGGCCTCCATCCAGGCCGCGATGAACCCCGAGCCCGGCGACTGGGTCTACTTCGTCACGGTCGACCCCTCCTCGGGCGAGACGAAGTTCGCCACCACCTACGAGGAGCACCTCGCCAACGTCGAGGAGTTCCAGCAGTGGTGCCGGGAGAACCAGGACGACTCGGGCCAGTGCTGA
- a CDS encoding prepilin peptidase produces MNDLVLPLVAGTVGTVLGIPVARWLARTTYRKPDELDEPSPGRRWWVPPTLGVSAALVLHRIWQVQDTAVPGWPVALVLSLTFVVVVLACTCLAAMDLDVHRLPDRIMWPSMTTLGVGMLVATVVGGGLEPLVRALLGALGGGGLYLLIALLSLARGSLAVGLGDVKLAVLLGGGLGWFGWPEVILGIYGGFVVGGIWALALLALRRVSWTGDFAYGPAMMVGALLGLMAAPQLTTTMLSL; encoded by the coding sequence GTGAACGACCTGGTCCTTCCGCTCGTGGCCGGCACCGTCGGCACCGTGCTGGGGATCCCGGTCGCCCGGTGGCTGGCGCGGACGACCTACCGCAAACCGGACGAGCTCGACGAGCCCTCGCCGGGCCGGCGCTGGTGGGTGCCGCCCACGCTGGGGGTGTCGGCCGCGCTCGTCCTGCACCGCATCTGGCAGGTGCAGGACACCGCGGTGCCCGGCTGGCCGGTCGCGCTGGTGCTCAGCCTCACCTTCGTGGTCGTCGTCCTCGCCTGCACCTGCCTGGCGGCGATGGACCTGGACGTCCACCGGCTGCCGGACCGGATCATGTGGCCGTCGATGACGACGCTGGGTGTCGGGATGCTGGTCGCCACGGTCGTCGGGGGCGGTCTGGAGCCGCTGGTGCGGGCACTGCTGGGCGCGCTGGGCGGTGGCGGGCTGTACCTCCTCATCGCGCTGCTCTCCCTGGCGAGGGGGTCCCTGGCGGTGGGGCTGGGGGACGTCAAGCTGGCGGTGCTGCTCGGCGGCGGGCTGGGCTGGTTCGGGTGGCCCGAGGTGATCCTCGGCATCTACGGGGGTTTCGTGGTCGGGGGTATCTGGGCGCTGGCGCTGCTCGCGCTGCGCCGCGTCAGCTGGACCGGTGACTTCGCCTACGGCCCGGCGATGATGGTGGGTGCCCTGCTGGGGCTGATGGCGGCACCGCAGCTGACCACCACGATGCTCTCGCTGTAG
- the alaS gene encoding alanine--tRNA ligase, translating into METAEIRRRWLSFFEGKGHAVVPSAPLVYDDPNLLFVNAGMVPFKPYLLGEQTPPWPRATSVQKCVRTLDIEEVGKTTRHGTFFQMNGNFSFGDYFKEGAIRHAWELITSSQNEGGFGFDPESVWVTVLGPGVHPSLPEGDEEAATLWREVAGLPEERIQRRGLADNYWHMGVPGPAGPCSEIYIDRGPEHGQDGGPVVDEDRFLEIWNLVFMQEMLGEVRTKTDFDVEGALPSKNIDTGMGLERVAYLLQGVDNLYEIDEVYPVIERAEDLSGRAYGANHDDDVRFRVVADHVRSGLMLMGDGVVPGNEGRGYVLRRLLRRAVRSMRLLGVDPSVAALPELLPVSKEVMKSSYPELERDWPRISEVAYTEEDAFRRTLASGTTILDTAVAKAKQAGASTLGGAEAFALHDTYGFPIDLTLEMAAEQGLSVDEDAFRTLMTEQRQRAKADAKAKKHGHGGGTAYRELSDRLGTSTEFTGYEAMAGEAPVVALLSGGAQVDRVRVEGADAERGTELELVLASTPFYAEAGGQLADHGTIRLAGGGVFEVADVQRPLPGLVVHRGRLLEGEAAVGDTAHSQIDVHRRAAVSRAHTATHIVHKVIREALGDTATQAGSENAPGRLRFDFRATRGLSPDELAGVEARINDRLMADLQVSAAEMPLAEAREMGAMALFGERYPDLVRVVSVGGPWSLELCGGTHVVNSAQLSLVKILGEASIGSGVRRVEALVGADAYGHLARENVIVGQLTDALKVRPEELPDRIASLVARLKEAEKEIAQAKAAQVLSSASSLVEQARDVRGITWLGHDLGDGAGGDDLRRLAADLRGRLGTDRPVVVALTGAQNGRPAVVVATNETARQQGLKAGALVKVAAQVLGGGGGGKDDLAQGGGQDPAKAPEALARIEAGLTG; encoded by the coding sequence ATGGAAACCGCCGAGATCCGCCGCCGCTGGCTGTCGTTCTTCGAGGGCAAGGGTCACGCGGTGGTGCCCAGCGCCCCGCTGGTCTACGACGACCCCAACCTGCTCTTCGTCAACGCCGGGATGGTGCCGTTCAAGCCCTACCTGCTCGGCGAGCAGACCCCGCCGTGGCCCCGGGCGACCAGCGTGCAGAAGTGCGTCCGGACGCTGGACATCGAGGAGGTCGGCAAGACCACCCGGCACGGCACGTTCTTCCAGATGAACGGCAACTTCTCCTTCGGTGACTACTTCAAGGAGGGCGCCATCCGGCACGCCTGGGAGCTGATCACCAGCTCCCAGAACGAAGGCGGCTTCGGCTTCGACCCGGAGTCCGTCTGGGTCACCGTGCTCGGACCGGGCGTGCACCCGAGCCTGCCCGAGGGGGACGAGGAGGCGGCCACCCTGTGGCGCGAGGTGGCGGGCCTGCCCGAGGAGCGGATCCAGCGCCGCGGCCTGGCGGACAACTACTGGCACATGGGGGTTCCCGGCCCGGCCGGCCCGTGCAGCGAGATCTACATCGACCGCGGTCCCGAGCACGGCCAGGACGGCGGCCCCGTCGTCGACGAGGACCGCTTCCTGGAGATCTGGAACCTCGTCTTCATGCAGGAGATGCTCGGCGAGGTCCGCACCAAGACCGACTTCGACGTCGAGGGTGCCCTCCCGAGCAAGAACATCGACACCGGCATGGGCCTGGAGCGGGTGGCCTACCTGCTGCAGGGGGTGGACAACCTCTACGAGATCGACGAGGTCTACCCCGTCATCGAGCGGGCCGAGGACCTCTCGGGCCGGGCCTACGGCGCCAACCATGACGACGACGTGCGCTTCCGCGTCGTCGCCGACCACGTCCGCTCCGGCCTGATGCTCATGGGTGACGGCGTCGTCCCCGGCAACGAGGGACGCGGCTACGTCCTGCGCCGGCTGCTGCGCCGCGCGGTCCGCTCCATGCGCCTGCTCGGCGTCGACCCCTCGGTCGCCGCGCTGCCAGAGCTGCTGCCGGTCAGCAAGGAGGTGATGAAGAGCTCCTACCCCGAGCTGGAGCGGGACTGGCCCCGGATCAGCGAGGTGGCCTACACCGAGGAGGACGCCTTCCGACGGACCCTCGCCAGCGGCACCACCATCCTGGACACCGCCGTGGCCAAGGCCAAGCAGGCCGGCGCGAGCACCCTCGGCGGCGCGGAGGCCTTCGCGCTGCACGACACCTACGGCTTCCCGATCGACCTCACCCTGGAGATGGCTGCCGAGCAGGGGCTGTCCGTGGACGAGGACGCCTTCCGCACGCTGATGACCGAGCAGCGCCAGCGCGCCAAGGCCGACGCCAAGGCCAAGAAGCACGGCCACGGCGGGGGCACCGCATACCGCGAGCTGTCCGACCGGCTGGGGACCAGCACGGAGTTCACCGGGTATGAGGCGATGGCCGGCGAGGCGCCCGTGGTCGCCCTCCTCTCCGGCGGGGCGCAGGTGGACCGCGTCCGCGTCGAGGGCGCCGACGCCGAGCGCGGCACCGAGCTGGAGCTGGTGCTGGCCAGCACCCCGTTCTACGCGGAGGCCGGCGGGCAGCTGGCCGACCACGGCACCATCCGGCTGGCCGGCGGCGGCGTCTTCGAGGTCGCCGACGTCCAGCGACCGCTGCCCGGCCTGGTCGTGCACCGTGGCCGGCTGCTGGAGGGGGAGGCCGCGGTCGGTGACACCGCGCACTCCCAGATCGACGTGCACCGCCGCGCGGCCGTGTCCCGCGCCCACACGGCCACCCACATCGTCCACAAGGTGATCCGCGAGGCCCTGGGCGACACCGCGACCCAGGCCGGCTCCGAGAACGCCCCCGGCCGGCTGCGCTTCGACTTCCGCGCCACCCGAGGGCTGTCGCCCGACGAGCTGGCCGGCGTCGAGGCCCGGATCAACGACCGGCTGATGGCCGACCTGCAGGTCAGCGCCGCCGAGATGCCGCTGGCGGAGGCGCGGGAGATGGGGGCGATGGCGCTCTTCGGCGAGCGCTACCCCGACCTGGTCCGGGTGGTCTCCGTCGGTGGCCCGTGGAGCCTGGAGCTGTGCGGAGGCACCCACGTGGTCAACTCCGCCCAGCTGTCCCTGGTGAAGATCCTCGGCGAGGCCTCGATCGGCTCCGGGGTACGGCGGGTCGAGGCGCTCGTCGGCGCCGACGCCTACGGTCACCTGGCGCGGGAGAACGTCATCGTCGGGCAGCTGACCGACGCCCTCAAGGTGCGGCCCGAGGAGCTGCCGGACCGGATCGCCTCGCTCGTGGCCCGGCTCAAGGAGGCGGAGAAGGAGATCGCGCAGGCCAAGGCGGCCCAGGTGCTGTCCTCGGCCTCGAGCCTGGTCGAGCAGGCGCGGGACGTGCGCGGCATCACCTGGCTGGGGCACGACCTCGGCGACGGCGCGGGCGGTGACGACCTGCGCCGGCTCGCCGCCGACCTGCGTGGCCGGCTCGGCACCGACCGGCCCGTCGTCGTCGCGCTCACCGGTGCCCAGAACGGCCGCCCCGCGGTCGTCGTCGCCACCAACGAGACGGCCCGGCAGCAGGGCCTCAAGGCCGGCGCGCTGGTCAAGGTCGCGGCCCAGGTGCTCGGCGGCGGAGGCGGCGGCAAGGACGACCTGGCCCAGGGCGGCGGGCAGGACCCGGCCAAGGCCCCGGAGGCCCTGGCCCGGATCGAGGCGGGCCTGACCGGGTGA
- a CDS encoding shikimate dehydrogenase: MVPGEPGRLGPVLSGHLGPRRAAVVGSPVEHSLSPVLHRAAYTALGLAGWTYDRVQVAAGGLAAHVRSLGPEWVGLSVTMPGKEEALALADEASPDAVLAGAANTLVRRDDGWYADNTDILGLATALQRELERGGAGPPRRALVLGGGATARSAVLALRRLGAEEITLLVRDRLRPETAAMLERLEQHPGPISPQVRTGRLADGIPLDGVTAHVVVGTLPADAPAPDLHLPTVDAPAPVLLDATYAPWPSPLARAVADRTAGRVAVVRGTAMLLHQAVGQVELMTGRTAPLAEMAEALDQHLGAAR; the protein is encoded by the coding sequence GTGGTGCCGGGAGAACCAGGACGACTCGGGCCAGTGCTGAGCGGGCACCTCGGGCCGCGTCGGGCCGCAGTGGTCGGCTCCCCGGTGGAGCACTCCCTCTCCCCGGTGCTGCACCGCGCCGCCTACACGGCCCTCGGCCTGGCCGGCTGGACCTATGACCGGGTCCAGGTGGCTGCGGGTGGGCTGGCCGCCCACGTGCGGTCGCTGGGGCCGGAGTGGGTCGGCCTGTCCGTCACCATGCCGGGCAAGGAGGAGGCGCTCGCGCTGGCCGACGAGGCGAGTCCGGACGCCGTCCTCGCCGGCGCCGCCAACACCCTCGTGCGCAGGGACGACGGCTGGTATGCCGACAACACGGACATCCTGGGGCTGGCCACCGCGCTGCAGCGTGAGCTGGAGCGCGGTGGCGCCGGCCCGCCGCGACGGGCGCTCGTCCTCGGCGGTGGGGCCACCGCCAGGTCGGCGGTGCTGGCGCTGCGGCGGCTCGGCGCCGAGGAGATCACCCTGCTGGTGCGCGACCGGCTGCGGCCGGAGACGGCAGCCATGCTGGAGCGGCTGGAGCAGCACCCGGGACCCATCTCGCCGCAGGTGCGTACGGGGCGGCTGGCGGACGGCATACCCCTGGACGGCGTCACCGCCCACGTGGTGGTGGGCACCCTGCCGGCCGACGCGCCTGCCCCCGACCTGCACCTGCCGACGGTGGACGCCCCCGCGCCGGTGCTCCTCGACGCGACCTACGCGCCCTGGCCGAGCCCTCTGGCCCGGGCCGTGGCCGACCGGACCGCCGGTAGGGTCGCCGTCGTCAGGGGCACCGCCATGCTCCTGCACCAGGCCGTCGGGCAGGTCGAGCTGATGACCGGTCGGACCGCACCGCTCGCGGAGATGGCGGAGGCCCTGGACCAGCACCTCGGGGCCGCCCGGTGA
- the ruvX gene encoding Holliday junction resolvase RuvX, with amino-acid sequence MSADVPSSPSGAQDGVLLGVDVGAARVGLAVSDGAGILAHPVATLARDEAGGTDLDQIALEVQERGAVAVVVGLPRTLSGEEGLAARAARRYAEALQRRLEVPVRLWDERLTTVDAHRVLRDSGVPGRSQRGVVDQAAAVLILQSALEARRAGRPVGAPTKQRKPRSRSSVARDAKDQP; translated from the coding sequence GTGAGCGCCGACGTGCCGTCCTCGCCGTCAGGAGCGCAGGACGGCGTGCTGCTGGGGGTCGATGTCGGAGCGGCCCGGGTGGGCCTGGCCGTCAGCGACGGCGCCGGGATCCTCGCGCACCCCGTGGCGACGCTGGCCCGCGACGAGGCCGGCGGCACGGACCTGGACCAGATCGCGCTCGAGGTGCAGGAGCGGGGAGCTGTGGCCGTCGTGGTCGGGCTGCCGCGCACCCTCTCGGGGGAGGAAGGCCTGGCCGCCCGCGCAGCCCGCCGCTACGCTGAGGCACTGCAACGGCGGCTCGAGGTGCCGGTGCGGCTGTGGGACGAGCGGCTCACCACGGTGGACGCGCACAGGGTGCTGCGGGACAGTGGCGTGCCTGGCCGGTCCCAGCGTGGCGTCGTCGACCAGGCGGCCGCAGTGCTTATCCTCCAGTCAGCGCTCGAAGCACGGCGCGCCGGTCGTCCCGTCGGTGCCCCCACCAAGCAGAGAAAGCCGCGTTCGCGTTCGTCCGTGGCCCGTGACGCAAAGGACCAGCCATGA
- a CDS encoding DUF305 domain-containing protein, translated as MPRPAYLVPVGAVLICLGLSACSGAEDPPAVTHRVIQGGAPGEPGEVLTQVPTIPDPEITAEDVAFVRHMIVHHGQALQMTELVDERSGREDVPLFAERIRLSQEDEIRLMEEWLQTHRLAVLRIDEAGGGHGAHVVGEMPGMISEEQLAELAAADGEDFDRLFLRLMYAHHDGAVTMVEDLQQGDQGTDPVLWNLVVDIDSDQRIEMDRILQMQEQMGTGDRGATEGSGGGSGSD; from the coding sequence GTGCCGCGTCCCGCATATCTGGTGCCGGTCGGCGCCGTGCTGATCTGCCTGGGGCTGAGCGCCTGCTCCGGGGCCGAGGACCCTCCTGCGGTGACCCACCGGGTCATCCAGGGTGGCGCCCCCGGTGAGCCGGGCGAGGTGCTCACCCAGGTGCCCACGATCCCCGACCCGGAGATCACGGCGGAGGACGTGGCCTTCGTGCGGCACATGATCGTGCACCACGGCCAGGCCCTGCAGATGACGGAGCTGGTCGACGAGCGCTCAGGTCGCGAGGACGTGCCCCTGTTCGCCGAGCGCATCCGCCTCAGCCAGGAGGACGAGATCCGGCTCATGGAGGAATGGCTGCAGACGCACCGGCTGGCGGTCCTGCGGATCGACGAGGCCGGCGGTGGCCACGGCGCCCACGTGGTGGGGGAGATGCCGGGCATGATCTCGGAGGAGCAGCTGGCCGAGCTGGCGGCCGCTGACGGTGAGGACTTCGACCGGCTCTTCCTGCGGCTGATGTACGCCCACCACGACGGGGCGGTCACCATGGTCGAGGACCTGCAGCAGGGCGACCAGGGCACCGACCCCGTGCTGTGGAACCTGGTCGTGGACATCGACTCCGACCAGCGGATCGAGATGGACCGGATCCTGCAGATGCAGGAGCAGATGGGCACTGGGGACCGTGGGGCGACGGAGGGTTCGGGGGGCGGCTCGGGGAGCGACTAG